One genomic window of Cellulophaga sp. Hel_I_12 includes the following:
- a CDS encoding TlpA disulfide reductase family protein — protein MKLEKKKISNLILIIAVLLLLFTPVGFHLKVMVNRLLSFSPTELKLEDQRVISDYRWELISHEGQALNFDEEKGKVIVLNVWATWCPPCVAEMPSFQKLYDDYSDKVSFLFVAHDEKEKVSTFLSKKGYTLPVYYENSTTPVAFESRSIPITFVISKTGQIIVSETGAADWNSDAIRVSLDTMLAE, from the coding sequence ATGAAGTTAGAGAAAAAGAAAATTTCTAACCTTATACTCATTATAGCGGTATTGCTGTTATTGTTTACGCCTGTAGGCTTTCACCTTAAAGTTATGGTGAATCGCTTGTTATCCTTTAGTCCCACTGAACTTAAATTAGAAGATCAAAGGGTCATCAGCGATTATCGCTGGGAATTAATTTCTCATGAGGGTCAAGCTTTGAACTTTGACGAAGAAAAAGGAAAGGTGATTGTTCTCAATGTCTGGGCCACTTGGTGTCCGCCTTGTGTGGCAGAAATGCCAAGTTTTCAGAAACTCTATGATGATTATAGCGATAAAGTAAGCTTTTTGTTTGTAGCGCACGACGAGAAAGAAAAAGTAAGCACTTTTCTATCTAAAAAGGGGTACACTTTACCCGTTTACTATGAAAACAGTACTACCCCTGTCGCGTTTGAATCTAGAAGTATTCCAATAACTTTTGTTATAAGTAAAACGGGTCAAATTATAGTCTCTGAAACAGGTGCAGCTGATTGGAATAGTGATGCTATTAGAGTATCTTTAGATACAATGTTAGCAGAATAA